The proteins below come from a single Papaver somniferum cultivar HN1 chromosome 11, ASM357369v1, whole genome shotgun sequence genomic window:
- the LOC113324090 gene encoding F-box protein At2g23160-like, which translates to MVGSCNGLACFRARGIDRFLICNPLTGESIFHPEFLEGIYHSVGSGFGYCPSTNSYKVVTIFYHHRGEQKGYIHVYTIGGKWRSIEYIGRRKFGYSTGIYANGALYWWHQYDFYGLKESEIVAFDLEGEKFHSILMPRFKYEYSGQLKLLGENNNLYLAYTS; encoded by the coding sequence ATGGTCGGATCTTGCAATGGTTTGGCTTGTTTTCGCGCACGAGGCATAGATCGTTTTCTAATCTGTAACCCGTTGACAGGAGAATCTATATTTCATCCAGAATTTCTTGAGGGGATATATCATAGTGTGGGAAGTGGGTTTGGGTATTGTCCTTCAACTAATTCTTACAAGGTTGTTACAATATTTTATCATCATCGAGGGGAACAGAAGGGATATATTCATGTGTATACTATTGGTGGTAAGTGGAGATCCATTGAATATATCGGGCGTCGCAAATTTGGTTATTCTACAGGTATCTATGCAAATGGAGCACTTTACTGGTGGCACCAATATGATTTTTATGGACTAAAAGAATCTGAGATTGTAGCCTTTGATTTGGAAGGTGAGAAGTTCCATTCTATACTAATGCCACGTTTTAAATATGAATATAGCGGTCAACTTAAGTTGCTTGGAGAGAATAATAATCTGTATTTGGCTTATACAAGCTAA